A genome region from Camelina sativa cultivar DH55 chromosome 10, Cs, whole genome shotgun sequence includes the following:
- the LOC104716503 gene encoding GATA transcription factor 7-like — protein sequence MECVETFLGDFSVDDLLDLSNADTAFIREESSSSQKEEEDEQEQERDKGKGFSDQSTRVSPLEGLLSFPSDDVPVGDLEDLEWLSNFVEDSFSESYLSGDFPVSVEVERQCVPVKPRSKRRRPNGRVWSLESPSSLLPTAVAGKKKRGRQTEEASSVDGVKQQPRRCCSHCGVEKTPQWRMGPLGAKTLCNACGVRFKSGRLLPEYRPACSPTFSTEIHSNSHRKVLELRLLKTADPGRVTRSQKRRVF from the exons atggAGTGTGTAGAAACATTTCTCGGTGATTTTTCCGTCGACGACCTTCTCGACCTCTCTAACGCCGACACTGCTTTCATACGAGAAGAGTCGTCTTCgtcacaaaaagaagaagaagacgaacaagaacaagaacgtGACAAAGGTAAAGGCTTTTCCGACCAAAGTACTCGTGTTTCTCCGCTTGAAGGTCTCTTATCTTTTCCTAGTGACGACGTTCCA GTTGGTGATTTGGAGGACCTAGAGTGGTTATCCAATTTCGTGGAGGATTCTTTCTCGGAATCTTATCTGTCCGGTGATTTCCCGGTGTCGGTGGAGGTTGAGAGACAGTGTGTTCCGGTCAAACCCCGAAGCAAACGCCGCCGCCCCAACGGCCGTGTCTGGTCTCTAGAGTCTCCATCTTCTCTGCTACCCACCGCCGTTGccggaaagaagaagagaggaagacaGACGGAGGAAGCATCGTCCGTTGACGGAGTTAAGCAGCAGCCGAGGCGGTGCTGCAGCCATTGTGGAGTAGAGAAAACGCCTCAATGGAGAATGGGTCCATTAGGTGCCAAGACACTGTGTAATGCTTGTGGTGTCCGGTTTAAGTCGGGTCGGCTTTTACCCGAATATAGACCCGCTTGTAGCCCGACATTCTCCACCGAGATTCACTCTAACTCTCACAGGAAAGTGCTGGAGCTCCGGCTCTTGAAAACAGCGGATCCGGGTCGGGTTACCCGTTCGCAAAAACGTAGGGTTTTCTAA
- the LOC104716497 gene encoding purple acid phosphatase 25-like, whose translation MRMNIVILAFVFLNITTVINGGMTSKFVQQAQPSNEMTLSTFPSPAGHNAPEQVHIVQGDYNGRGIIISWVTPLNLAGSNVVTDWKTVDGDVKPEKKRTHASTSSYRFYDYTSGFLHHATIKGLEYDTKYIYEVGSDESVRQFNFTTPLKVGPDVPYTFGIIGDLGQTYASNETLYHYMSNPKGQAVLFPGDLSYADNHPNHDQRKWDSWGRFVEHCAAYQPFIYAAGNHEVDFVPNIGEPHAFKPYIHHYHNSYKASKSTSPLWFSIRRASAHIIVLSSYSAYGKYTPQYVWLEQELKKVNREETPWLIVMVHAPWYNSNNYHYMEGESMRVMFEPWFVNNKVDLVISGHVHSYERTERISNIKYNVTNGLSSPVKDPSAPIYITIGDGGNIEGIANSFTDPPPSYSAYREASFGHAVLDILNRTHASYTWHRNQDNEPVAADSIMLHNRYFFPVEELPSSRV comes from the exons ATGAGGATGAACATAGTTATACTTGCTTTTGTGTTCCTAAACATTACCACCGTTATCAACGGTGGTATGACGAGCAAATTTGTCCAACAAGCTCAACCATCAAACGAGATG ACACTCTCAACTTTTCCATCTCCGGCTGGTCACAATGCTCCTGAACAG GTTCATATCGTTCAAGGAGATTACAATGGACGTGGCATCATCATCTCGTGGGTAACACCGTTAAATCTAGCTGGTTCTAACGTCGTTACTGACTGGAAGACCGTTGATGGCGACGTGAAGCcagaaaagaagagaactcaTGCCTCCACATCGTCTTACCGATTCTATGACTATACTTCTGGCTTTCTTCATCACGCCACCATTAAAGGACTCGAG TACGATACCAAGTACATCTATGAAGTTGGTAGTGATGAATCCGTTAGACAATTCAACTTTACTACTCCTCTAAAGGTCGGACCAGACGTTCCATACACATTCGGCATTATTG GTGATCTTGGACAAACTTATGCTTCTAACGAGACATTGTATCATTACATGTCAAACCCTAAAGGACAAGCCGTTCTCTTTCCTGGAGATTTATCTTACGCAGATAACCACCCGAACCATGACCAAAGAAAGTGGGATTCTTGGGGAAGATTTGTTGAGCATTGTGCTGCTTACCAACCCTTCATCTATGCTGCCGGCAATCACGAAGTTGATTTCGTCCCAAACATA GGGGAGCCTCATGCCTTCAAGCCCTATATTCACCATTACCATAACTCCTACAAAGCTTCGAAGAGTACTTCTCCTCTTTGGTTCTCTATTAGACGTGCCTCTGCTCACATCATCGTCCTCTCTTCTTACTCTGCCTATG GAAAATACACACCTCAATACGTGTGGCTCGAGCAAGAGTTGAAGAAGGTGAACAGAGAAGAGACTCCATGGTTGATTGTCATGGTTCACGCGCCCTGGTATAACAGTAATAACTACCATTACATGGAAGGTGAAAGCATGAGAGTAATGTTTGAGCCGTGGTTTGTTAACAACAAAGTTGATTTGGTTATATCCGGTCACGTCCATTCTTATGAGAGAACCGAACGTATCTCCAATATCAAATATAACGTTACCAATGGCTTGAGCTCTCCTGTCAAAGATCCTTCTGCCCCGATTTATATCACTATTGGAGATGGAGGGAACATTGAAGGAATCGCAAATAG ttttactgaTCCGCCACCGAGTTATTCAGCATATAGAGAAGCTAGTTTTGGTCACGCAGTTTTGGATATTTTGAATAGAACTCACGCGTCCTACACATGGCATAGGAATCAAGATAACGAACCTGTCGCCGCCGACTCAATTATGTTACATAACCGATATTTTTTCCCGGTGGAAGAACTACCATCCAGCAGAGTCTAA
- the LOC104716500 gene encoding protein MICRORCHIDIA 1 encodes MAENAVAEIVNLNSDSDEDDGGRGMVQSLASLIENQKVSIGDAATAAPRETLECRSFWKAGENYVIPTGVTPTAPGMLEHARVHPKFLHSNATSHKWAFGAIAELLDNAVDETQNGATFVKIDKINIVKDNTPALVFQDDGGGMDPNGIRKCMSLGYSSKKSNTTIGQYGNGFKTSTMRLGADAIVFSRSTHGGKSTQSIGLLSYTFLRRTGQDDVIVPMIDFDISEDQPQPIIYGSPGDWSTNLNILLKWSPFSTVDELLQQFEDIGTHGTKVVIYNLWLNDEGIYELSFDDDDEDIQLRDENAQDGKRLHAKTLELRSHISYRYRHSLRAYISMLYLKKFKNFKIVLRGIPVQQFNIADEFRYPETVMYKPQAAATEYAASEIKIGFIKEAPKLPINGFNVYHKNRLIRPFWKVLLEGSTRGNGVVGVLEANFIEPAHDKQDFERSSLFLRLEARLKKIISDYWQSHCHVFGYQTAQIPADKSKRIVIPDQPTVNTSNPSPLPCGKFSQGGPIIREISISNATSTRTVAVPAPHLRNSTGLRNNFQPVQLNPQPAATDTTGNNLVGKPASEIREENLQLFLRCEEYKKKENEIEQTVKSLEKELEETKSKCAQLALLVDAKKKEMQQQI; translated from the exons ATGGCGGAAAACGCAGTCGCCGAGATCGTAAATCTCAACAGTGACAGCGACGAAGATGACGGAGGAAGAGGAATGGTTCAGAGCTTGGCATCACTAATTGAGAATCAGAAAGTTTCGATCGGTGATGCTGCGACGGCGGCTCCTCGAGAAACCCTAGAATGCCGGAGTTTCTGGAAAGCCGGCGAAAACTATGTGATCCCTACTGGTGTTACTCCAACTGCTCCAG GTATGTTGGAACATGCAAGAGTTCATCCAAAGTTTCTTCACTCGAATGCTACTTCACATAAGTGGGCCTTTGGAG CAATAGCAGAGCTACTTGACAATGCGGTTGACGAG ACACAAAACGGTGCCACCTTTGTCAAGATTGATAAGATCAATATTGTTAAAGATAATACCCCTGCTTTAGTTTTCCAAG ATGATGGTGGTGGGATGGATCCCAATGGGATAAGAAAATGCATGAGTTTAGGCTACTCTTCAAAGAAGTCTAATACGACGATTGGACAGt ATGGAAATGGTTTCAAGACAAGTACCATGAGACTTGGAGCTGATGCTATTGTTTTTAGTCGCTCAACTCATGGAGG CAAATCTACGCAGAGCATCGGTCTTTTGTCTTATACATTCCTTAGGAGAACTGGTCAGGATGATGTGATTGTTCCTATG ATTGATTTTGATATATCCGAAGATCAGCCCCAACCAATTATTTATGGTTCCCCCGGAGATTGGTCTACCAACCTTAACATTCTTCTCAAATGGTCCCCGTTTTCAACCGTGGACGAACTTTTGCAGCAG TTCGAGGATATTGGAACTCATGGTACAAAAGTAGTTATATACAACTTGTGGCTAAATGATGAAGGAATCTATGAGCTTAGTtttgatgacgatgatgag GACATACAGCTCCGAGATGAAAATGCACAGGACGGGAAACGGTTGCATGCTAAAACATTAGAACTAAGATCTCATATTTCATACCGGTATCGACATTCTCTAAGG GCTTACATTTCCATGTTATATCtcaaaaagttcaaaaacttcaaaattgtTCTTCGGGGAATCCCTGTGCAGCAATTCAACATTGCTGATGAATTCAGATATCCTGAGACTGTAATGTACAAACCCCAAGCAGCTGCAACAGAATAT GCTGCTTCTGAAATTAAAATTGGATTCATCAAGGAGGCGCCTAAGCTTCCAATTAATGGTTTTAATGTCTATCACAAAAACCGTCTCATCCGG CCTTTCTGGAAGGTCCTTCTGGAAGGGTCAACAAGAGGCAATGGTGTTGTGG GAGTTCTAGAAGCAAACTTCATAGAACCAGCCCACGATAAGCAAGATTTTGAGAGGTCTTCTCTATTTCTGCGGCTCGAGGCGAGATTAAAAAAGATTATCTCTGATTACTg GCAAAGCCACTGCCACGTTTTCGGATACCAAACTGCTCAAATCCCTGCAGATAAGTCGAAAAGGATTGTGATACCTGATCAGCCTACTGTCAACACATCAAATCCTTCGCCTTTGCCTTGTGGTAAATTTAGTCAAGGTGGTCCGATAATACGTGAAATCAGTATTAGTAACGCCACATCAACCCGTACAGTTGCTGTTCCAGCGCCACATTTGAGAAATTCCACAGGTTTAAGAAATAACTTTCAACCCGTGCAGCTCAACCCTCAACCTGCAGCTACA GATACTACTGGAAATAACCTCGTTGGCAAGCCAGCGAGTGAGATAAGGGAAGAGAACTTACAACTCTTCTTGAG GTGCGAggaatataaaaagaaagagaatgaaaTAGAACAGACG GTAAAGAGCTTAGAAAAAGAACTGGAAGAAACTAAAAGTAAATGTGCTCAACTTGCTTTGCTTGTGGATGctaagaagaaggagatgcagCAACAAATTTAG
- the LOC104716499 gene encoding protein MICRORCHIDIA 2-like, with protein MMLRKSKSAVADVIHLDSDSDDGVGGRGASRSMASLMENRKALSTNAHATVAPRETLECRSFWKAGENFVIPTGVTPTAPGMLEHARVHPKFLHSNATSHKWAFGAIAELLDNAVDEIQNGATVVKIDKIDIAKDNSPALVFQDDGAGMDPDGLRKCMSLGYSSKKSNTTIGQYGNGFKTSTMRLGADAIVFSRSTRGGKSTQSVGLLSYTFLRKTSQDDVIVPMIDIDISKEQPEPIIYGSPEDWVANLEILLKWSPFSTEAELWQQFEDIGTHGTKVIIYNLWLNDEGIYELSFDDDDEDIRLRDEGVHDGKRLHHKLLELRSHISYQLRYSLRAYASMLYLKKFNNFKIILRGIPVEQFNIADELRVSEIIKYNPHTATVEQAPTEIKVGFIKEAPKLAVCGFNVYHKNRLIRPFWRVTPGGETNGNGVVGVLEANFIEPAHDKQDFERSSLFLRLEARLKKIVSRYWYTHCHVFGYNTYKTPADKSKKMAIPDQPPTANAFSPLPLPNDKISQGGPRTRDQSPTVNTFNPLPLPSDRVSQGGPVIREINLSNATSSYTVAVAAPHLRNYTRLRSNFQPVQLNPQPAATDVEINLVGKSADEISKENIQLFMSCEEYARKETELEQTVSNLEKELEETKRKCAQLALLVDAKRREMQQV; from the exons ATGATGCTTCGGAAGTCGAAAAGTGCAGTCGCTGATGTTATTCATCTCGACAGTGACAGTGACGACGGAGTAGGAGGAAGAGGGGCTTCTCGAAGTATGGCGTCGCTAATGGAGAATCGGAAAGCTCTAAGTACGAACGCTCATGCGACGGTGGCTCCTCGTGAAACCCTAGAGTGCCGGAGCTTCTGGAAAGCCGGAGAAAATTTTGTGATACCTACCGGTGTTACTCCGACTGCTCCAG GTATGCTTGAGCATGCTCGAGTTCATCCAAAGTTTCTTCATTCGAATGCTACTTCACACAAATGGGCGTTTGGAG CTATCGCTGAGCTACTTGACAATGCTGTTGACGAG ATACAAAATGGTGCTACGGTTGTTAAGATTGATAAGATTGATATTGCAAAAGATAATTCCCCAGCTTTGGTTTTCCAAG ATGATGGCGCTGGGATGGATCCCGATGGGCTCAGAAAATGCATGAGCTTAGGCTACTCGTCAAAGAAGTCTAATACGACGATTGGACAGT ATGGAAATGGTTTCAAGACAAGTACCATGAGACTTGGAGCTGATGCTATTGTTTTTAGTCGCTCAACTCGTGGAGG CAAATCTACGCAGAGCGTTGGTCTTCTGTCTTACACGTTCCTCAGAAAAACTAGTCAGGATGATGTCATTGTTCCTATG ATTGATATTGATATATCCAAGGAGCAACCAGAACCAATTATCTATGGATCTCCAGAAGATTGGGTTGCCAACCTTGAAATTCTACTCAAATGGTCTCCGTTTTCAACAGAGGCTGAACTTTGGCAGCAG TTTGAGGATATTGGAACCCATGGAACAAAAGTGATTATATACAACTTGTGGCTTAATGATGAAGGTATCTATGAGCTGAGttttgacgatgatgatgag GACATCCGGCTCCGAGATGAAGGTGTCCATGACGGAAAACGGTTGCACCATAAATTATTAGAACTGAGATCTCATATTTCTTATCAGTTACGTTATTCTCTGAGG GCTTATGCTTCAATGTTATATCTCAAAAAGTtcaacaatttcaaaattatacttCGGGGAATCCCTGTGGAGCAGTTCAACATTGCTGATGAATTAAGAGTATCTGAGATTATAAAGTACAATCCCCATACCGCTACAGTTGAACAA GCTCCCACTGAGATCAAAGTTGGATTTATAAAGGAAGCGCCTAAGCTTGCAGTTTGCGGTTTCAATGTCTATCACAAAAACCGTCTCATTCGG CCTTTCTGGAGGGTCACTCCGGGAGGGGAAACAAACGGCAATGGTGTTGTGG GAGTTCTTGAAGCAAATTTCATAGAACCAGCCCACGATAAGCAAGATTTTGAGAGGTCTTCTCTATTTCTGCGGCTGGAGGCGAGGTTGAAAAAGATTGTCTCTAGATACTg GTATACCCACTGCCACGTTTTCGGATACAATACTTATAAAACGCCTGCAGATAAGTCGAAAAAGATGGCAATACCTGATCAACCGCCTACTGCCAATGCATTCAGTCCATTGCCTTTGCCTAATGATAAAATCAGTCAAGGTGGTCCGAGAACACGTGATCAATCGCCTACTGTTAATACATTCAATCCTCTGCCTTTGCCTTCTGATAGAGTTAGTCAAGGTGGTCCAGTAATACGTGAAATCAATCTTAGTAATGCCACTTCAAGCTATACAGTCGCCGTTGCAGCACCGCATTTGAGAAATTACACAAGGTTAAGAAGTAACTTCCAACCTGTGCAGCTCAACCCTCAACCTGCAGCTACA GATGTTGAAATCAACCTTGTTGGCAAGTCAGCGGACGAGATAAGCAAAGAGAACATACAACTCTTCATGAG TTGCGAGGAATATGCAAGGAAAGAAACTGAACTGGAGCAGACG GTAAGTAACTTAGAAAAGGAACTGGAAGAAACTAAAAGGAAATGTGCGCAACTTGCTTTGCTCGTGGATGCCAAGAGGAGGGAGATGCAACAAGTTTAG
- the LOC104719959 gene encoding glycine-rich RNA-binding, abscisic acid-inducible protein, giving the protein MESIIRERSSSRSVFILFGLACVLLSLSSQSVTGLRDLKERDSSESNFINATNSSSVSHSKNTANNSTVGFENALVGQNSKSGKCETRNGGGGGGGGGGGGGGGNGGNGKDNSHKKKKRSGGGGGGNDGKGGGWGFGFGWGGDGPGRNGGRCWYPGCAKKLTDSHN; this is encoded by the exons ATGGAGAGTATAATACGAGAGAGATCATCATCAAGGTCAGTGTTTATATTGTTCGGTCTTGCTTGTGTTTTGCTGTCGCTAAGCTCACAATCTGTTACTGGATTACGAGACCTAAAGGAGAGAGATAGTAGTGAGAGTAATTTTATCAATGCTACTAATTCTTCAAGCGTTTCCCACTCTAAGAATACTGCCAACAATTCGACCGTTGGGTTTGAAAATGCCTTAGTTGGTCAGAATAGTAAGAGTGGAAAATGTGAAACACgaaacggaggaggaggaggcggaggcgGTGGGggcggaggtggaggaggaaatGGTGGGAATGGAAAAGACAATtcccacaaaaagaaaaaaagaa gcggcgggggaggaggaggaaatgATGGGAAAGGCGGAGGATGgggatttggatttggatggGGAGGTGATGGACCCGGCCGAAACGGTGGTCGTTGTTGGTATCCCGGTTGTGCTAAAAAGTTAACGGACAGTCATAATTAA
- the LOC104716501 gene encoding protein SHI RELATED SEQUENCE 2 encodes MAGIFSLGGNNNNNNGDEEDENQQQQKTNWVWYRPNANTNNINPSSSQQIWQVPPEQMLMHHHPHPQQQQQQQSLDLYPGHQIDVSDLATSSRSITISCRDCGNQAKKDCTHMRCRTCCKSRGFDCSTHVRSTWIPVARRRERQQQLHMSTSGGGGGSGSGGTGGGSSIPKRHRDTTLPGTSSSSRLPSDSAGLEMGEASFPGEVSSDALFRCVKMSGVDDGDGQYAYQTTLNIGGHLFKGILYDQGPESSYMSAGSGGSDHQSSSAGGGGGGNPFNPPIVADGGGGVSSAMFVDPNSGGYYSSNMTTSVFMPPGTQFYQNPPRS; translated from the exons ATGGCTGGGATATTCTCATTAGgaggtaacaacaacaacaacaacggagacgaagaagacgaaaatcaacaacaacagaagACAAACTGGGTTTGGTATAGACCAAACGCAAACACAAATAATATTAACCCAAGCTCGAGCCAACAGATATGGCAGGTTCCACCAGAGCAGATGCTCATGCATCATCATCCAcatccacaacaacaacaacaacaacaaagcttAGATCTTTATCCAGGTCATCAGATCGACGTCTCTGATTTAGCCACCTCATCAAGATCTATCACCATAAGCTGTCGGGACTGTGGGAACCAAGCAAAGAAAGACTGCACTCACATGCGTTGCAGGACTTGCTGTAAGAGCCGCGGATTCGATTGTTCTACACACGTGAGGAGCACTTGGATACCCGTTGCCAGACGCCGTGAGAGACAACAGCAGCTTCATATGTCTACATCTGGAGGTGGTGGCGGAAGCGGTAGTGGCGGTACAGGCGGCGGTTCGAGTATCCCTAAACGCCATAGGGATACTACTCTACCgggaacatcctcctcctctcgCTTACCATCCGACTCAGCAG gGTTAGAAATGGGGGAAGCAAGTTTTCCAGGGGAGGTGAGCTCAGATGCGCTTTTTCGGTGTGTTAAAATGAGTGGCGTAGACGACGGGGATGGTCAATACGCTTATCAAACGACACTCAATATCGGAGGTCACCTCTTCAAAGGAATTTTGTATGACCAAGGCCCTGAAAGCAGCTACATGAGTGCGGGTAGTGGGGGAAGTGATCATCAAAGCTCATCTgcaggaggcggaggaggaggaaacccGTTTAATCCTCCCATTGTGGCCGACGGTGGCGGAGGAGTTTCATCGGCAATGTTTGTAGATCCTAATTCTGGTGGATACTATTCAAGTAATATGACGACTAGTGTGTTCATGCCACCAGGTACGCAATTCTATCAAAATCCACCAAGATCTTAG
- the LOC104716502 gene encoding aldehyde dehydrogenase family 3 member F1 — protein MEAMKETVEESLSEMRDTFASGRTRSLKWRKRQIAAIYEMVKDNEDKLCSVLFQDLGKHSTEAFRDEIGHVLRSATVAINCLDKWAVPKKSNLPLLFFPAKGKVISEPYGTVLVLSSWNFPISLSLDPLIGAIAAGNTVLLKSSELSPNASAFLAKTIPAYLDNKAIKVIEGGPDVATILLQHQWDKIFFTGSPKIGRIIMAAAAQHLTPVTLELGGKCPTIVDYPTISKNIKSVVKRITGGKWGSCSGQACISVDYVLIEKSFASTLIDMLKPLIRSFFGENPKESGCLSRIVSKQHVQRLSRLLNDPRVQASIVYGGSIDEDNLYVEPTILLDPPLDSEIMNEEIFGPILPIITVRDIQDSIGIIKSKAKPLAIYAFTNDENLKTRILSETSSGSVTFNDVMIQYMCDALPFGGVGESGIGRYHGKYSFDCFSHEKAIMEGSLAMDLEARYPPWNSFKLSFIRLAFSEAYFKLLFLMLGLKRSK, from the exons ATGGAAGCTATGAAGGAGACTGTGGAGGAGAGCTTGAGTGAGATGAGAGATACGTTTGCGAGTGGGAGGACGAGGAGTCTGAAGTGGAGGAAGAGACAGATCGCAGCTATATACGAGATGGTTAAAGACAACGAAGACAAGCTCTGTAGTGTTCTGTTTCAAGATTTGGGCAAACACAGTACTGAAGCTTTCAGAGATGAGATTGGTCATGTCTTGAGATCAGCTACTGTTGCTATCAACTGTCTTGATAAATGGGCCGTCCCAAAAAAG agcaacctTCCTCTGTTGTTCTTTCCAGCAAAAGGGAAAGTGATATCGGAACCATATGGGACGGTTCTTGTTCTGTCTAGCTGGAATTTTCCTATAT CTTTGTCTCTGGATCCATTGATTGGGGCAATAGCAGCAGGAAATACCGTGCTTCTCAAGTCATCTGAACTAAGCCCTAACGCTTCTGCCTTCCTTGCCAAGACAATCCCGGCTTATCTTGACAATAAAGCCATCAAAGTTATCGAAGGAGGGCCTGATGTCGCCACTATCCTATTGCAGCATCAATGGGACAAGATCTTTTTCACCG ggAGTCCCAAGATTGGAAGGATCATAATGGCTGCAGCAGCACAGCATCTGACTCCTGTGACATTGGAGCTTGGTGGCAAATGTCCCACCATTGTTGATTATCCTACCATATCAAAGAACATCAAG TCGGTCGTAAAGAGGATTACTGGAGGAAAATGGGGATCTTGCAGTGGACAAGCTTGTATCTCTGTAGATTACGTTCTTATCGAAAAGAGTTTTGCATCTACTCTG ATTGATATGTTGAAGCCATTGATAAGGTCTTTCTTTGGGGAAAATCCTAAGGAATCTGGATGTCTCTCAAGGATTGTAAGCAAGCAACACGTTCAGAGACTGTCTCGTCTTCTTAATGATCCCCGTGTCCAAGCTTCCATCGTCTATGGTGGTTCTATAGACGAAGACAATCT GTATGTTGAGCCAACGATCTTGTTGGACCCTCCTCTTGATTCTGAGATCATGAATGAAGAGATCTTTGGTCCAATTCTCCCGATTATCACG GTACGTGACATCCAAGATAGCATAGGGATCATCAAGTCAAAAGCAAAGCCACTTGCCATTTATGCATTCACCAATGATGAGAACCTTAAAACTAGAATTTTGTCAGAAACATCCTCGGGAAGTGTTACCTTCAATGACGTCATGATCCAG TATATGTGTGATGCGTTGCCCTTTGGAGGAGTGGGAGAGAGTGGAATAGGGAGGTATCACGGGAAATACTCATTCGATTGTTTCAGTCACGAGAAGGCAATAATGGAAGGAAGCTTAGCAATGGATCTTGAAGCCCGATACCCTCCATGGAACAGCTTCAAGCTCAGCTTCATTAGACTCGCATTTAGTGAAGCTTACTTCAAGCTTCTCTTCCTCATGCTTGGGCTCAAAAGATCAAAGTGA